In Calditrichota bacterium, one DNA window encodes the following:
- the alaS gene encoding alanine--tRNA ligase, with protein sequence MKAATVRQSFLDFFRSKGHRIVHSAPVIPAGDPTLMFTNAGMNQFKDVFLGVGTRDYVRVANSQKCIRVSGKHNDLEEVGRDTYHHTFFEMLGNWSFGDYYKREAIAWAWELLTDVWHLPKERLWATVFRDDDEAAELWPQVTDIDPSHVLRFGEKDNFWEMGDTGPCGPCSEIHIDRGPEYCDVTAPGHVCAVNGGCARFLELWNLVFIQYNRNEDGQCTPLPAKHVDTGAGLERLVAVLQGKRSNYDTDLFMPLIDAIAELTGKRYTGGSDEQAVAFRVIADHVRALSFAIADGALPSNEGRGYVLRRLLRRAARFGRVLDMHEPFIFKIVSPLVDLMGEAYPELRERHQHIARIIRAEEENFSRTLDRGLSEFEKRVEQLQAAGETVLPGEDAFRLHDTYGFPLDLTQLLARERGLAVDVAGFEAAMEEQRSRSRAAAQEGAIAMPELAGLPTGGSRFVGYEELRVQTTVLYADAERVVLEVTPFYAESGGQVGDTGWIVGTGAKFRVENTVRSGDHIVHQGHFQQGGPFAAGAFVEAQVDEDRRRATERNHTATHLLHKALRTVLGEHAHQAGSLVHPDYLRFDFNHFEKVSPADLARIEQMVNEAVQANYTVRWQVLPFEEARKRGAVALFGEKYEEMVRMLEVDDYSRELCGGTHVRATGEIGMFYIVSESAVAAGVRRIEALTGHRAVERVRHDRELLRQAAQLLTCLPDELPERLEGVLREKKELLNAVKSRKGKDLSAVATQLVARAQEVQGLRLLAAKVEVNDLEELKSLADVVRERLGSGAGVLFASLDGKGNFLAVVTADLADSGRLHAGALVREVGKLTGSGGGGGPRMAQAGAKDLGKVDAALAAVPEIVSRLLAS encoded by the coding sequence GGTTATCCCTGCAGGCGATCCCACGCTCATGTTCACCAACGCGGGAATGAACCAGTTCAAGGACGTCTTCCTGGGCGTCGGCACGCGCGACTATGTGCGCGTGGCCAATTCGCAAAAGTGCATCCGGGTGTCCGGCAAGCACAACGACCTTGAGGAGGTCGGTCGCGACACCTACCACCACACTTTCTTCGAGATGCTGGGGAACTGGTCGTTTGGGGACTATTACAAGCGCGAGGCGATTGCCTGGGCATGGGAGCTCCTCACGGACGTGTGGCATCTGCCCAAGGAGCGGCTCTGGGCCACCGTGTTCCGTGACGACGACGAAGCTGCCGAGCTTTGGCCGCAGGTCACCGACATTGACCCCAGCCACGTGCTGCGCTTTGGCGAGAAGGACAACTTCTGGGAAATGGGCGACACCGGGCCTTGTGGGCCTTGCTCAGAAATCCATATCGACCGGGGGCCGGAATACTGTGACGTTACGGCTCCAGGGCATGTCTGCGCGGTGAACGGCGGGTGCGCGCGCTTTCTGGAACTCTGGAACCTCGTGTTCATTCAATACAACCGCAATGAGGACGGCCAGTGCACTCCGTTGCCTGCCAAGCACGTGGACACCGGAGCGGGGTTGGAACGTCTGGTGGCTGTGCTGCAGGGCAAGCGCTCCAACTATGACACCGACCTGTTTATGCCGCTGATCGACGCCATTGCTGAGCTGACCGGCAAGAGGTACACTGGCGGCAGCGACGAGCAGGCGGTGGCTTTTCGCGTCATCGCCGACCACGTGCGGGCGCTGTCGTTCGCCATCGCCGATGGCGCCCTGCCCTCGAACGAAGGACGAGGCTACGTGTTGCGGCGCTTGCTGCGCCGGGCAGCGCGTTTTGGTCGCGTGCTGGACATGCACGAGCCGTTCATTTTCAAAATCGTATCACCCCTGGTGGATCTGATGGGCGAAGCCTATCCCGAGCTGCGCGAGCGGCATCAGCACATTGCCCGGATCATTCGTGCGGAGGAGGAAAACTTTAGCCGGACCCTGGACCGTGGCCTGAGCGAATTCGAGAAACGCGTCGAGCAGTTGCAAGCGGCTGGAGAAACGGTGCTCCCGGGCGAGGATGCCTTTCGCCTGCACGATACCTATGGTTTCCCCCTGGATCTGACGCAGCTGCTGGCGCGGGAACGCGGGCTTGCGGTGGACGTGGCAGGGTTTGAGGCAGCCATGGAAGAGCAGCGCAGCCGCTCTCGTGCCGCGGCCCAGGAGGGGGCCATCGCCATGCCTGAGCTCGCAGGTCTGCCCACCGGCGGCTCGCGCTTTGTCGGCTACGAGGAGCTGCGTGTCCAGACTACCGTTCTGTACGCGGACGCTGAGCGGGTGGTGCTGGAGGTGACGCCGTTCTACGCCGAGAGTGGTGGCCAGGTGGGAGACACCGGCTGGATTGTCGGCACCGGGGCTAAGTTTCGCGTCGAAAACACTGTGCGCAGTGGCGACCACATCGTCCACCAGGGCCATTTCCAGCAGGGCGGACCTTTCGCGGCGGGCGCGTTCGTCGAGGCCCAGGTGGACGAAGACCGCCGCCGGGCCACGGAGCGCAACCACACGGCCACCCACCTTTTGCACAAGGCGCTGCGCACAGTGCTGGGTGAGCATGCGCACCAGGCCGGCTCTCTTGTTCATCCCGACTATCTCCGTTTTGACTTTAACCACTTCGAGAAGGTGAGTCCGGCGGACCTGGCGCGTATCGAGCAGATGGTGAACGAAGCTGTGCAAGCGAACTATACGGTGCGCTGGCAGGTCCTCCCCTTCGAGGAGGCGCGCAAACGCGGCGCGGTGGCCCTCTTCGGCGAGAAGTACGAAGAGATGGTGCGCATGCTGGAGGTGGACGACTATTCCCGTGAGCTGTGCGGCGGCACGCACGTGCGTGCCACGGGCGAAATAGGCATGTTCTACATTGTGAGCGAGTCGGCAGTGGCCGCGGGTGTGCGCCGCATTGAGGCACTCACTGGGCACAGGGCAGTGGAGCGTGTCCGGCACGACCGCGAGCTGCTCCGTCAGGCGGCGCAGTTGCTCACCTGCCTGCCCGACGAGCTCCCCGAACGCCTGGAAGGGGTCCTTCGCGAGAAGAAGGAGCTGTTGAACGCGGTCAAGAGCCGCAAGGGCAAAGACCTCAGCGCAGTGGCTACGCAGCTTGTGGCGCGTGCCCAGGAGGTGCAGGGCCTGAGGCTGCTGGCCGCGAAGGTCGAGGTGAACGACTTGGAAGAGCTCAAGTCGCTGGCTGACGTGGTGCGCGAGCGACTGGGCTCAGGCGCGGGCGTGCTCTTCGCCAGCCTTGACGGCAAGGGCAATTTTCTCGCCGTGGTGACCGCTGATTTGGCAGACAGCGGTCGCCTCCATGCCGGCGCCCTGGTGCGCGAAGTGGGCAAGCTCACCGGCAGCGGAGGGGGCGGCGGCCCTCGCATGGCCCAGGCAGGGGCCAAAGACTTGGGCAAGGTGGACGCGGCCCTGGCGGCC